The Sceloporus undulatus isolate JIND9_A2432 ecotype Alabama chromosome 7, SceUnd_v1.1, whole genome shotgun sequence genome segment AAACTGGCACCCTTTCGCCATGGCACTAATGCCCCTGTGACTCAATAGATATGGGGAGTGCCAAGGTTGTTGCAATGATGGCTGTGCAGTAATGTATTCCAGTTTAGCACACACCGGTTTGTTGGACATTGATGGTCCCTCTTTCCAGTAAGAAGTGACTCAATAGGGAATGAAATATAagacctctcctgggcctaaagtgGATGGGAAACGGAGCAGGCAAGTAAGTTTGACAGAGTGGGTTTCTGGAACTGAAGCAGGATCAGCTGCAGAGTTTTTCTCCTTTACCCTTTTGGGGGAAATGTGAGTCAAAGAATGGCAACGGCTCCAAGTGTTCGCATGGCGACAGCCAGATTAGTAAACTGGTCTCCTTGACCTTTCCAGAAACATAAGAAATGCCACAAGGCCCTGGCAGCCATTGATGCGTTTTTCACATGGCATTCCCCTGGCAACCGTGTCTCCATTCCGAAACCAGCGTATCCAAAGCATCCTTCCCTACTCCTTTATCAGCAGGGTTCGCCATTCTTTTGGTGGAGGAACAAAGGAAAGGACAACAGGTTGGGTGATGGAAGAGGAGAAAATCATTGGATAGGACAACGATTTGGGGTGGAGACCTTCCAAAGAAAaaacagtgggttcttggtatctgctggggtttggttccaggaccctccatgggtaccaaaatccatggattttcatgTTCCATTAGATACAATTGGGCATTATATATTGTTAATactattacagtgggtccttggtatctgctggggtttggtatcATGactcctgtagataccaaaatccatggctgctcaagtcccattagatacaatggggtattattattattattattattattattattattattattattattattattattattatgaccttggtgtctgctggggtttggttccaggaccatccatggataccaaaatccatggatgttcaagtcccattaaatacaatggcataataaaacgGTGcaccttgtataaaatggcaacatcgaagtttgcttttaggaattgataactctttaaaaatatttccaagccacaCATAGCTAAATCCATAGATATAgaagccatggatatggagggctgactgtagctgCCATCCTCTGCAGAGGCAATGGATACAGGCATTTATTGAAAACCAGTAGGATTTCCATTTTAAATGGGTGAACTAAGTTTTCCAAGCAATGTGTAGTCTAATCCCAATTGTATATTTGCACCGCCAATGGAAAACATGTTCTGGACTAAGCTAAGTAAATAAGAAAAATGTACAATCCATGCTATCCTGGAATAGCCTCCTCAATGGCTGAAATATCAGCAAAAGCATTGCATTTAAATATGAGATGGAACAGAAAAACTGGGCaagtataaaaataatgttacaAACTTCTTTTTACCATGTCTTGCCGTAGTCGTCTCCATCACTCCAAACCCAGAACGCCCCAAATGTTAtaggcgatgatgatgatgacaatgaacGATGTATTGAATTAGTCTACAGACCATTTCAAATCATTACAAATTCatgattaataaaataaaatgatagcttatattaaaacaacaaaggaCCAAAGTTAAAACTGTGCCAATTGAGCAGCCTTGGGTGCAAAGAGGGCCACCGTTATAAGACAAATGTTATAGGCTGCATCCACCtatatgcagaaataatccagtttgacgccgctttaatgTCACGGATCAATGGTATGGAAAtgtgggaattgtaattttgtgacacattgagccagagagctctgccaactacacttcccaggattggatagcactaagccaaggcaggtaaagtagtgtcaaactggattatttctgcagtgtggatgcagccaaagcagAGTTGGGGTCCTTATGGTGTTGGAGTCCAGCACTGTCACCATcctggccaatggtgaggggttgatgggagttgtagtctgccAATTCTTGGAAGACCAGCAATGCCTACTCCAGCTCTTGGCAACTCTCTTTCTAGGGAAAGTGCTCCCATTCTCCTGGGCATTATAGTCCTCCTCTCCATTCCCAACTCTGCACCTTTTCCAGCTCTGTAACACTCATAGTTGTGAGACCCACCAAAAATGCTCCTTACCCTCCAGCAATCGGATCCAGCACACAAAATGAGCAGCACAAGTCCCAGGCCACCCAAGACCAGGGTTAGTACATCCGCAGCCACCGCCATGCCTTGGATTGCAATGCCACATTCAGGTGCAACTTTTCCTCCTGTTGCAAAAATCCTTTCCTTGTGGCCTGGTGGAAGGCAACCTGCGACTCCGAGGAGAAAGAACTTCTGTGGGGGGATTGTGTGTTCAAAGCCAGTGCATTTTCCCCCCTTGTGGAAGCAGAGGGAAAACATTTCTGAAAAGATGTGCTGTGCTTTGGCCAAGACTGCCTTGCCTGGCTCTTTTGACATCTCCTCTTGAATGCACCAAAAGAAAGGCatgccacattgaggagggagcaagcttgttttctgctgctccagagaacaaggcACGGAGCAATggtgcagggaaagagattccacctaaacattaggaagaaattcagtgttcaagagtggaagatgctgcctttgagtgagtggagtcgccttctttggagggttttaaacagaagaTAGATGCTTGCcagggatgcttggattgtgtcttcatgGATGGCggaaaggagttggactggatgccccttggggtctcttccaactctgggattcgaTGATTCTAGGATTTGAGAGAGACAACGGTGATAGTCTTTTCTTCAAAAGCATTCccattcctattgatgcagccttgaatcATGTTGGCATTATTATTTTAGTCACCAcatcacaccgttgactcatgtttagcatGTGATCTACGAAGAtcgcgacagatggccatgcagcctctgtttaaggacatccaaagaaggagactccaagggaaGTTCTTCTTTATGGAGTTTTTCACACTGGCGAGATCCCGCAGCAAAACAGAAGTTAAACGAGAGTTAggttaaattcgaatttaaacagGATTTGCAAATTCAGAAAGCTTATCGCAGCAATTGCTGCTAAAGCggaataacgtgaagttaatccgcagttaaagcggaggaaaccagcagctttttaaatttggtttgttctgaatttaaaaagctgctggtttcctccgctGTGCGTTCGGATTAACTTCGCATTGTTTCACGTTACTGGCAAcgccgtgtgataaactttgggcttTTCCAGGTTATCTTTGCTTTATATCGCATTTAATTCCCGTTTTCCCCGCGGGATctctctagtgtgataaactccagtgttgagcgtgaatcgcttttcctgtagcttgcattcattgctccatgtcctattctctggagcagcagaaaacaagcttgctccatccttaatatgacatcccttcaagtatttaaacagggcaatcatataacttcttaatcttctcttttccaggctaaacatacccatctcccgaAATCTCTCCCCATAGGgcaatgatggcgaacctatggaaTGCataccagaggtggcactcagagccctctctgtagcCACATGTGTCATAGCcccagcacagtttgccagagtttgttactagaaagctagagggacgtggcactttgcaataaataagtggggtttgggttgcattttgggcactcggcctttaaaaggttcaccatcactgccatagggCTTCGTAGTTTTCAGATGTAGAatagaagttcctcctaatgttgtgctggaatctcttttcctgtcgcttgcatccattgctcagtgtcctattttctctggagcagcagaaaacaagcttgctccatcctgagtGGACgctatcagacaagggaaactggaagtataatccaatggcaatccgaacgcaatcatggggtttcatgttattgcgtgatagactaccacacgcaatttcggcaATGGGAgggcagtccgaacgcaatcatggggtttcaggctattgcatgagaggtgatcacacgcaatttcgggcaatggcaagctattttcaggcaatgggaagtcagttcgaatgcaattcgaattcacgtaaattcgctgaactagcaaattcatgtgaatgcattctggccccactttcttttcatttgaaattaagagaaattcctcccgtgtgataaactccagtgaaaGAGGCTGGAAAGAgctccctgctggggatgctttagcaaGAGATCCTATATTGAGCAGGGGGGCTCCATGACCCATAGggatccactttaactgctatggttctgtcctgtggaatcctgggttctgGAGTTTAGGGAGGATCCTCCAAACTGCAAagccataggatgcagccacagcagtgaaAGTGGGACCATAGTGCTGCCACTCTAGAAGTGTGCATGAGTGGTCCAGGCTTCTGTCCACTTGCTATCCTCCATCCCTCAGCCTCTTATTTATTGGCTGCAGCAGGGGAAGGGTGCTCACATCTCCTTGCTCCTCCTGCCTCTTTAAGGAAAGGGTGGCAGAGAGGTGGAGGGAAGGCGGATGCATTTCTGCAGAGCTGGGAAAGAGGGTGGTGGTGCTGGAAAGACGCACCGTGACATcaccatccatccctccatccatccacccagCCTCCTTCCCAGCCAGAACTGGGAGGAATGGGAGAGAGGCAGACCAAGCTGAAGCCAGAGACCCAGACAGCAAAACCTTGCCACTGATCCAAGAGATACTGCAAAGCATCTGAATTTTGggtctctgtgtgtatttgtgtgcttttaaaaggGATGCTCATCACCCAGGTACACCCAGGTTTACTCTTGCATGGCTTAAGATGCTGAGTCTTCAAATATCTTGGGCCTTTTGGTAAAGGATGCCAAAATAGGAGGAGATGCTGTAGAGGCGGGACTGGGAAGGATCAGGCTACCTGAGCTGTCATCATGTTGGCTGTGTTTTGCAAGGCAAGCTTAAAAACAGTGCAAGTGCCTTTGACTAGCCATGGTTGAGGGTTATTTGATCTGACAGCCTCTGGACTCTTTGCCTCTGTGCCTTATCTCTGATCGTTCTGATTTATCATTTTTAAAGTCTCTATTCTGTATGATCCCAGACACATAAGGCTCAGAGATCAAATGTGCAGACGCTACTcggtgtgtatgtgcctttgagtcatttctgacttggggTAACcccatcgtggggttttcttggcaagtttcttcggaggggATTTGTCCTTGCcaccccaaggctgagagaatgtgacttgcccaagtgggtttttatgctcaagctaAACCTatttgggagttatagtttggTGTGAACTCAAATGGTGGCATCCAAATACTGAACCTGTTTTGGTGTTATAGTATGATGTGGGTTTTTGGTGTGAACTTGTATGGTGGCATCCagatgctgaacctgttttggagttttagcATGCTCTGAGTTTTAGTGTGAAGTTAAATGGTGGCATCCAAATGTTGAACCTATTTTGCAGTTTTAGtgtgctctgggttttagtgtgaacttaAATGGCATTATCCAAATGCTGAACCCattttggggatagggttcagcaaCTTGTTGCCGTTGCTGTAAATATTACCATAGTACCATCCGTATGCTTAGCATTGTACAAAAGAACCCAGCCAATAAAAACACACATCCCTGCCAAAAGTGTGCTTTGGAGAgccccttcctgggagaaaggtggccatataaattaaatagataaataaattttaGTCTAAAACCCCAGATGGATTCACCGCTCATTGATATGGAGCCGCCAATGCTCATGCGCTCATCTATGATGGCTAAGCATTGCTTTTTCCACACAGGCAAATCCACAATGATCCCTCCAACGGCTGCGACAGCAAGTCCTTCCAGCGATGCGCTCTTCCCTACGCTTGCTTCTCAGGAACTGTGGAGGTCCCAGGTGACCGGGTACGCGGGATCCATCACCCGCCACATCAGCCACCGCGCCAACAACTTTAAAAGGCACCCGAAGAGGAGGAAACATATCCGGCCttcccctccgcctcctccaaaCACCCCTTGCCCCATCGACCGGATCCACTTTGGAGAGATCCATCCACAGAGGTCCTTCCTGGAACTGTTGTTCAACGGGTGCATCCTTTTTGGGATCGAGTTCAGCTATGCCATGGAGACCGCTTACGTGACGCCGGCCCTGCTTCAGATGGGATTGCCGGACCAGTTGTATGGGATGGTTTGGTTCATCAGTCCGATCTTGGGTGAGTGGGATCCAGTGCGCTGGCGGCAcatcatggccctgatccagctaaaGTAAGAGGCATTCAAAACTGGTCCAAAATGGTACCGCACATTGTGTCACATACAAATTTTAATGCTGCAACATGCAACCTCTTCCTTACATTCTCTTCACCTTCAGGCTAGTTTCCACTGCCTTTGTCCACCAACGACCAGCTTTAAAACTGGGCTGGCTACTTCGTTTCCATACACAAAGAATTTCGATTTTGAACTGACGTTCTCACACACTTATGGCATATATTGGTCCGTCCTTGGCTTTagactccaccaaatgcatctgagaaagtctatgaaagctcaggcagccaacttctttctttcagttagtcccaaaggagctacaagatctctttacataccaTTTGTGGACCTGgttttgtgcaccttcaagtcgtttccggcTTACAGTTGTCTGAATGTTGCTCATTATTGGGTCTAAGCAATGGGAATGGCAGGAGAAAGGGTGACATGAGTGGCTGCCTCTCAAATGGACATTATTTCTTTGTAATGTGGCTGTATTTCTTTCAGAATTTCCAAGGTTCAGTATCTGAATCAGCCACTTGGGGGCAACAGGGAGCCTTTTCCGATATGCTGCAATGCAAAGACATTGGCAAGAACTCTAACTTATTAGCAATTAATAATTCAACAAAATAATGAATAATGGCTTGGGGGATCAGAGGAATGAGTGAAGGAactagttccttttaaaaattagcatCCTTAGATGTGGATATATGTTTCATCTCCTATATTGTCGCCTTATCCTAAACTCTCTAAAGCAAAATATCATTTTGCTTCATtattatataccacctttctctcCTTTCAGGTTTTCTGCTGCAGCCTTTGCTGGGTGCCTGGAGCGACCGATGCACCTCGCCTTTCGGCAGGAGGAGACCCTTCATCTTGGTCCTGGCCATTGGTAATTCCATGTTTAATTTCACTCTTCCAGCTCAGGTAAGGTTGTCCTAAGGAATAATGGatggaaaactggagaggactcctCTACTTTTAATGGTTGCGTAGAAGACGGAGTTTCAGAAGGTGTTGCTTGCTACCTGGTTGTGCGACAAGCAGCACCTGAAGATAGTCCTTCTTCTATAAACCTCacgttcgccataagtcagaaaatgacttgaaggcaaacaacatcaCACAAGGCGACCCTATATTAAGTCTCAATAAAATATTAAGTCTCAATAAAAATCCCAGTAGGAACTGGGCCCAGTTTCCTTGTTCCAACCGTTGCCTGTGGCTGCTTTACCTTTAGGAGCGTTGGCAGGACTTTCCCTTATGCTGAACGGCAGAGACATCGGCGTCGCATTGACCGACACTGTGAACAACCACAAGTGGGGCATCGTGCTCACCATCTGTGGGGTCATCCTGATGGACTTCTGCGCCGATTCGGCGGATAACCCCAGCCATGCCTATATGATGGATGTCTGCAGCCCGGCGGACCAGGACCGGGGACTGAATATCCATGCCTTGCTAGCCGGTGAGTTTCTGGTATGGAACCTGTCTCTTCTGCTTTGCAAAACCCGATATATAAAATGGTAATGAAACCAGCTTTTTGTGGGTTAACTCAGCAGTGGTAAATGAAAGGTACTACATCTAAGCAGGAAAAATGAGATGCACACGTATAAGATGGGTGAAAGCATGAAAGCAGTATgtgcaaaaaggatctaggggtGTTAGTAGACCGCCAAGCTAAACATGAGactgtgatgcagcagctcaAAAAGCTAATATGATCCTAgctccatcaatagaagtatagtatctagattgagGGACGTAATAGCACCACTGTATTGTACTTTGGTCAGTTAACatcaggaatattgtgtccatccctgggcaccaaaattcatgagggacattgacaagctgggaAGTGTCCATAGAAAGGTGACCAAGATGACgaaaggtctcttccaactctgcgatccTGTGATTCGCTGTGTGATTTTTCTCCTCCTGGCAGGTCTCGGAGGCGGATTTGGCTATGTCGTCGGAGGGATCAACTGGGACCGAACCAGTTTTGGGAAGGCGGTGGGGGGCCAGCTTCGTGTCATCTACATCTTCACCTCCATCACCTTGATGgcggccaccattttgacattgGTCAGCATCCCCGAGCGAACCCTGCCCTCCTtcagcaagaagaagaaagtgatgAAGAGTCCCAGCTTGCCGCTCCCGCCTTCGCCGCCCCTTCTCTTCGAGGACTGCACAAGCGACCACCTCACCTCTCACAACCCGGTCCGCCTCTATGCCAGCTTCACCAGCCCCATCTCTCCGCTCAGCCCCTTGACCCCCAAGTACGGCAGCTTCATCAGCCGGGACAATTCTTTGACGGGGCTGAGCGATTTTGCATCCTCCTTCGGGACCTCGAATATCGACAGCGTGCTCATCGATTGTTTCACCACCGGGCACGACGGGTACTTGGCCACCTTGCCGGCCAGCTTGCCCAGGCAGGCAATCAGTGGCAGCTTCCCTAGAGCTCTGGAGGGTGTCTATTGCCATGAAAATGGTGCCTCCGAAGGGAGAGAAAATTTGGGGACTCCTGGGGCGGACGGAGATGGCTTGCAGGTGGGATCCCTGGATGCCATTAAACCCCGGGCATCGGGGATCCTGAAAAGGCCGCAGACTTTGGCCATCCCAGATATTATTACGGGCAACATCCCGGAAAGCAGTCGGAGAAGAAATGTCACCTTTAGCCAACAGGTGAGCTGGAAAACAAGAGAGGAACATACCTGTGCTCCTCTTTTATTCATCTTCCCAGTGTTTGGAAATGAGTATTAAGGCCTGGTGTATTATATTGCATCTGTAAATTGTTATAGAGAGAGATCCAATTTGAG includes the following:
- the SLC45A1 gene encoding proton-associated sugar transporter A; protein product: MIPPTAATASPSSDALFPTLASQELWRSQVTGYAGSITRHISHRANNFKRHPKRRKHIRPSPPPPPNTPCPIDRIHFGEIHPQRSFLELLFNGCILFGIEFSYAMETAYVTPALLQMGLPDQLYGMVWFISPILGFLLQPLLGAWSDRCTSPFGRRRPFILVLAIGALAGLSLMLNGRDIGVALTDTVNNHKWGIVLTICGVILMDFCADSADNPSHAYMMDVCSPADQDRGLNIHALLAGLGGGFGYVVGGINWDRTSFGKAVGGQLRVIYIFTSITLMAATILTLVSIPERTLPSFSKKKKVMKSPSLPLPPSPPLLFEDCTSDHLTSHNPVRLYASFTSPISPLSPLTPKYGSFISRDNSLTGLSDFASSFGTSNIDSVLIDCFTTGHDGYLATLPASLPRQAISGSFPRALEGVYCHENGASEGRENLGTPGADGDGLQVGSLDAIKPRASGILKRPQTLAIPDIITGNIPESSRRRNVTFSQQVANILLNGVKYESELNSSSELSEQPLSMKLLCATICHMPTALRNLCINHFLGWLSFEGMLLFYTDFMGEVVFQGDPKAPHDSEEYQKYNAGVTMGCWGMCIYAFSAALYSASLEKLEEHFSIRTLYFIAYLAFGLGTGLATLSKNVYLILSLCVTYGILFSTLCTLPYSLLCDYYQCKKFAGSNEDGTKRGMGVDISLLSCQYFLAQILVSVVMGPLTAAVGSANGVMYFASMVSFVGCLYSSLCVVYEISPSEELPEEQQPLMLST